One stretch of Juglans microcarpa x Juglans regia isolate MS1-56 chromosome 3D, Jm3101_v1.0, whole genome shotgun sequence DNA includes these proteins:
- the LOC121253835 gene encoding protein PIN-LIKES 2-like, with protein sequence MQTEKMSRYLTELYQNNMKSSGEDLLTAIIPLMKLLSLTAIGLVLAHPKTHIIPRATFKLLSKLVFALFLPCLIFTELGERTTLENFAQWWFIPINVLISTAIGCFLGYLVVIICRPPPQFKRFTIIMTAFGNTGNLPLAIVGSVCHTADNPFGPHCHSRGVAYVSFSSWVSVILAYTLVYHMMEPPLEYYEIIEEGVELEEEQAVNDASRPLLVEAEWPGIEDKETEHSKTPFIARIFQSISNVSESSFPDIEVSGEGGANIPRSIRCLAEPKVFRRIRIVAEQMPIQHILQPPMIASLLAIIIGTVPQLKAFFFGYDAPLSFVTDSLEILGGAMVPSVMLMLGGMLAEGPIDSTLGLRTTIGISIARLLVLPVLGIGIVALSDKMNLLVQGDAMYRFVLLLQYTMPSAILLGAIANLRGYAVGEASALLFWQHVFALLSLSLYIVIYFKIISYV encoded by the coding sequence ATGCAAACGGAAAAAATGTCGCGTTACTTGACTGAGCTATATCAAAATAACATGAAGTCTAGTGGTGAAGATTTGCTAACTGCAATAATCCCTTTGATGAAGCTCCTTTCCCTCACGGCTATCGGTCTGGTTCTTGCCCACCCAAAAACCCATATAATCCCGAGAGCGACATTTAAGCTCCTCAGCAAGCTTGTTTTTGCTCTGTTCTTGCCGTGCCTAATCTTTACCGAACTTGGTGAAAGGACTACACTTGAGAACTTTGCTCAGTGGTGGTTTATACCCATTAATGTGTTGATCAGTACGGCTATTGGTTGCTTCCTTGGGTACTTAGTCGTGATTATTTGCCGCCCACCTCCACAGTTTAAAAGATTCACCATTATCATGACTGCATTTGGTAATACCGGAAATCTCCCTCTTGCTATTGTCGGATCTGTTTGTCACACTGCAGATAACCCATTTGGACCCCATTGTCATTCTAGAGGGGTGGCTTATGTCTCTTTTTCTTCCTGGGTTTCTGTGATTCTTGCTTATACACTTGTGTATCACATGATGGAGCCTCCGTTGGAGTATTATGAGATTATTGAAGAAGGGGTTGAGCTTGAGGAAGAGCAAGCAGTTAATGATGCCAGTAGGCCTCTCCTTGTAGAGGCTGAATGGCCGGGTATTGAGGATAAAGAAACTGAGCATTCCAAGACACCCTTTATTGCTAGAATTTTCCAAAGCATATCAAATGTTTCAGAGTCTTCTTTTCCTGATATCGAGGTTTCGGGAGAAGGTGGTGCAAACATCCCCAGGTCCATTAGATGTTTGGCTGAGCCTAAAGTCTTCAGGAGGATCAGAATTGTTGCCGAGCAAATGCCAATACAGCACATACTTCAACCCCCAATGATTGCTTCTTTGTTAGCTATCATCATTGGCACAGTGCCTCAGCTAAAGGCTTTTTTCTTTGGATATGATGCTCCACTATCTTTTGTCACAGACAGTTTAGAGATTTTAGGTGGTGCAATGGTGCCTTCTGTGATGCTTATGCTTGGAGGTATGCTTGCAGAGGGACCAATAGATTCTACACTTGGGCTTCGAACGACAATTGGTATAAGCATTGCAAGGCTCTTAGTGCTTCCCGTGCTTGGAATCGGTATAGTAGCGTTATCTGACAAGATGAATCTTCTGGTCCAGGGTGATGCAATGTACAGATTTGTTCTTTTGTTGCAGTACACAATGCCAAGTGCCATTTTGTTGGGAGCAATTGCCAACTTGAGGGGATATGCGGTTGGTGAGGCTTCAGCACTTCTCTTCTGGCAGCATGTGTTTGCCCTCCTCTCTCTTTCATTGTATATTGtgatttatttcaaaataatctcatatgtttGA